The Microbacterium phyllosphaerae region GATTCCCGAGGCGCGCGTCGCCCACACGGCGCAGTGGCTTCCGGCGCATTCCGAGCTGTCGGGCCGCGTGTACACCGGGCTCACGCACAGCATCTCCGAAGACGAACTCCGAGACGTGCACACCTTCCTCGCGAAGTGGCTGGAGCGCGCGGCGAAGGGCTGAACGACGACTGCGACACGCCCGGGGTTGCGGGAACGCGACACGCCCGGGTATCGTCGTGGAGTCCTGTCCGCCGTGTCTGGAAGTCCTTTGATCTGATCCGTCGCCTCCGCGCCCACTCTTTCGCGCGCTGACCCGACGATCGCCGACTCCACGGCAGACCATCACCGCTGTCTCTTTCGACTGCGCGTCCCGCTCAGACGGGACCATCGGTGACCGGTGTCAGTGCACCCTCGCACTCGACAGGCGACACCATGTCAATCCCCACTCTTCATTCCTCGGTCACTCTCGACCGTCTCACCTTCACCTGGCCCGACGGTACGACCGCGCTCGATGCGGTGTCCGGCTCGTTCGGCTCCGGTCGCACCGGTCTCGTCGGTCGCAACGGCGCGGGCAAGTCCACGCTGCTGCGCCTCATGGCCGGCGAGCTGACCCCGACCTCGGGGTTCCTCACCGCGACCGGTGAGGTCGCCTACCTGCCGCAGCAGCTCACGCTCGACGTCGATCGCAGGGTCGCCGATCTGCTCGGAATCGCCGCGCCTCTGGACGCGGTCCGGGCGATCGGCGCCGGCGACGTCGATCAGGCCCATTTCGATGCCGTCGGCGACGAGTGGGACATCGAGGCACGCGCCGAGATGTCGCTCGCCGAAGCCGGTCTCGCACCCGAATTCCTCGACCGCACCGTCGGCGAGCTCTCGGGCGGTGAGGCCGTGCTCGTCGCGATCGCCGGCATCCGTCTGCGGCGCGCTCCGATCACCCTGCTCGACGAGCCGACCAACAACCTCGATCGCGACGCCCGCGCGAAGCTGGCGTCGATGGTCAGGTCGTGGAAGGGCACACTGATCGTGGTCAGCCACGATCTGTCGTTGCTCGAACTCATGGACGACACCGCCGAGCTCTATGCCCAGACACTGAGCGTGTTCGGGGGCCCGTACTCCGAGTGGCGCGCGTGGCTGGACGCCGAGCAGGAGGCGGCGCGCCAGGCCGAGGTCACCGCGAAACAGGAGTTCCGAAAGGAGAAGCGTCAGCGAATCGAGGCCGAGGTGAAACTCGCCCACCGTGCCCGCACGGCGAAGAAGGCCGAGATCGAGAAGCGCGTGCCGAAGATCATCGCGCACGGTCGCAAGATGGCCGCCGAGGTGTCGGCGGGCAGATTGCGCACCGAGGTCGGCGCGAAGGAGGATGCTGCGCGCACGGCTCTCGACGAGGCGGGGCGGCGCCTGCGCTCCGATGCCTCGATGAAGATCGAGCTGCCGGATCCGCAGGTGTCGCGCAGCCGCCGGATCGCCCAGATCGGCGACGGCGAGCACTCGTGGATCATTCAGGGACCCGATCGCGTCGCGCTGATCGGGCCCAACGGTGCCGGCAAGACGACGCTGCTCGAACGGCTGATGGCGGATGCCGCTGACGGAGGGCACGACTCCGCACAGGTGCCTCTCGGCACGGAACGTCCGGCTCTGACGGCGACGGCTCTCACCGACCGCGTCGGCTACCTGCCGCAGCGCGTCGACGGGCTCGATGAGCACCGTTCGGTGTTCGAGAACATCGCGGATGCCGCCCCGCAGGTGCCCGAGAAGGAGCTGCGCAACCGACTCGCGAGGTTCCTCATCCGAGGTGCAACCGCCGAGCGGCCGGTCGCGGCGCTGTCAGGTGGCGAGCGGTTCCGCGTGGCGCTCGCGAAGCTGCTGCTCTCCGACCCGGCGCCACACCTCGTGGTGCTGGACGAGCCGACGAACAACCTCGACATCGACACGGTCGACCAGCTCGTCGAGGCGCTCCGCGCGTACCGCGGCGCGGTGCTCGTGGTGAGTCACGACGACGCGTTCCTCGCGAGGCTCGGCCTCGATCTCACTCTCGAGATCCAGCCGGACGGCTCGCTCGCCGCGATCTGACGTCAGGCCCGCCGGCTCCGCATCGCCCGAGTGTGGGCGGTCGCGGGGTCGGCGGCGAGGACCGCGTAGTCCTCGGATTCTCGGGGCACGAGTGCGACCCGTCCCTCGGCGTCGTGAGCGATGCCCCAGCCGTATCGCTTGCCCAGGGGCGAGGAGCGCAGGCAGGGCTGCCCCTTCGAGAAGAACGCCTCACGTGCGGCGACGTCGTCGGGGTCGATCCCGGTGCGCAGCGCATGGGTGGTGAAGATCACGTCGTCGGACGTGTGCACATACGGTTCCTGCGCGATCAGTCGGTAGTGAAGCGCGGCGATCGTGGGCTTCTCACCCGTCGGCGGCTCTTCGGCATGGTCGACGGGACAGTCGTCTGCCACCTCGATGAACGTGCTCACATAGTTCGTCGTGTGCGCTGCCATGCCTACAGCATGCCCTCACCCTCCGACAATGGCGACGCCGATGTCGGTGGCACGGGTGATGATGGAGGGATGAGCGACGTGCTCGACCGTTTCACCCCTGCCACTCAAGACTGGTTCCGGGGTGCCTTTCCCGCACCCACACCCGCTCAGGCCGGGGCCTGGAACGCGATCTCGGCGGGCAAGCACGCACTCGTCGTCGCTCCGACCGGGTCGGGCAAGACGCTCTCGGCCTTCCTCTGGGCGATCGACAGCGTCTTCCGCGAGCGCACGGCGAGCATCGAACGCGGCGACGCCGAGCGCTCGAAGGACTCATCGCGCACCCGCATCCTCTACATCTCCCCGTTGAAAGCACTCGGTGTCGACGTCGAGCGCAACCTGCGCTCTCCGCTGATCGGCATCGGACAGTCGGCGCGGCGGCTGGGCGTCGAAGCTCCCGCCGTCGCGGTCGGCGTGCGGTCGGGCGACACGACGTCGAGCGATCGCCGCAAGCTCGTCTCCGATCCCCCCGACATCCTCATCACCACCCCCGAGTCGCTGTATCTGATGCTCACCAGCCGCGCCGGCGAGACACTGCGCGACGTGCACACGGTCATCATCGACGAGGTGCACGCGGTCGCGGCGACGAAGCGAGGCGCCCACCTCGCGGTGAGCCTCGAACGGCTCGACGCCCTGCGCCGCTCCCACGGTCACGAGAGCCCCGCTCAGCGCATCGGCCTCTCCGCCACGGTGCGCCCGATCGATGAGGTCGCGCGCTTCCTCGGCGGTGCCGCCCCGGTCGAGATCGTGGCCCCACCGGCGTCGAAGACGTTCGAGCTCGGCGTCGTCGTCCCCATGGACGACATGACGAACCCGCCGCCACCTCCCGGAGCGCCGAAGGATGCCGGCGACTCCGCCGACGCCGAGTACACGGAGGTCACGGGTTCGGTCTGGCCGCACGTCGAGGAGGCGATCGTCGACCGCATCCTGCAGAACAAGTCGACCATCGTGTTCTCGAACTCGCGCCGTCTCGCCGAGCGTCTCACCGGACGCCTGAACGAGATCTACTCCGAGCGCATCGGCGTCGCCCTGCCCGAGGCATCGGTGCCCGCGGCCATGATGGCGCAGGCCGGCGCGACCGCCGGGGCCGACCCCGTGCTCGCCAAGGCCCACCACGGCTCGGTCTCGAAGGAGCAGCGCGCCCAGGTCGAAGAAGAACTCAAGTCCGGCGTGCTGCGCTGCGTCGTCGCGACGAGCAGCCTCGAGCTCGGCATCGACATGGGAGCGGTCGATCTGGTGATCCAGGTCGAGGCGCCGCCGTCGGCCGCATCCGGGCTGCAGAGAGTCGGACGAGCGGGCCACCAGGTCGGCGAGATCAGCCGCGCGGCTCTCTTCCCGAAGCACCGCGGCGACGTGCTGCACACCGCGATCGTCACCGAGCGGATGCTGGCGGGCAAGATCGAGGCGATCCAGGTGCCGCGCAATCCGCTCGACATCCTCGCCCAGCAGACGGTCGCCGCCAGCGCCCTCGGCGAGATCGGCGTCGAGGAGTGGTTCGAGACCGTGCGGCGCTCGGCGCCCTTCCAGTCGCTCCCCCGGTCGGCATATGAGGCGACGCTCGACCTGCTCGCCGGGCGCTTCCCCTCTGACGAGTTCGCCGAGCTGCGGCCGCGGCTGGTGTGGGACAGAGATGCCGGCACACTGACCGGGCGCCCTGGCGCTCAGCGCATCGCCGTCACGAGCGGCGGCACGATCCCCGACCGCGGATTGTTCGGGGTGTTCGTGGCCGGCGAATCCACCGGCGCCCGTGTCGGCGAGCTCGACGAGGAGATGGTCTACGAGTCGCGGGTCGGCGACGTCTTCACCCTCGGCACGACGAGCTGGCGGATCGCCGAGATCACGCACGACAGGGTCAACGTCATCCCCGCGTACGGCCAGCCGGGCAAGGTGCCGTTCTGGCACGGCGACGGCATCGGCCGTCCGTTCGAGCTGGGCGAGGCGCTCGGCAAGTTCTCTCGAGAGGTGTCGGCGGCGACGCCCGAGAAGGCGGCGCAGCGGCTGATCGAGGCGGGGCTCGACGAGCAGGCGCGGATGAACCTCATGGCGCACCTGACCGAGCAGCGCGAGGCGACGGGCACGCTGCCGACCGATCGCACCCTAACGGTCGAGCGCGGTCGTGACGAGGTCGGCGACTGGCGGGTCATCCTGCATTCCCCCTACGGCATGAAGGTGCACGCGCCCTGGGCTCTGGCGATCAACGCGCGCATCCGCGAGCGCCTCGGTGTCGAGGGTTCCGCGGTCGCGAGCGACGACGGCATCATCGTGCGCATCCCGGATGCCGAGGCCGAGCCGCCCGGCGCAGAGCTGTTCGTGTTCGACCCCGACGAGCTCGAGCAGCTCGTCACGCAGGAGGTCGGCGGATCCGCGCTGTTCGCCTCCCGGTTCCGCGAATGCGCTGCCCGTGCCCTGCTGATGCCGCGCACGAATCCCAACCGGCGCACACCTCTGTGGCAGCAACGCCAACGGTCGGCGCAGCTGCTCGAGGTGGCGCGTCGGCACCCGACCTTCCCGGTGATCCTCGAGACGCTGCGCGAGGTCCTGCAGGACGTCTACGATCTGCCGTCGCTGCGCAGACTCGCGGTGTCGATCGCCGACCGCCGCATCCGACTCGTCGAGACCCAGCCGTCGCAGCCCTCGCCCTACGCACGCGATCTGCTGTTCGGCTATGTGGGCGCGTTCATGTACGAGGGCGACTCGCCACTCGCCGAGCGCCGTGCGGCCGCCCTCTCGGTCGACCCCGCGCTTCTCGGTGAGCTGCTCGGCACGGTCGAGCTGCGCGAGCTGCTCGACCCCGACGTCATCGCCCAGTTCGAGCGCGAGGCGCAGCGCCTCGACCCCGAGCGGCGCGCACGGGGACTCGAGGGCGTCGCCGACCTGCTGCGGATGCTCGGTCCGATGGACGCTGCCGAGATCGACGCGCGGCTCGACCCCGAGACCGGGTCGGCCGCGGATCATCTCGATGCGCTGATCGCCGCACGACGCGCGATCCCCGTCACGGTCGCCGGCACGACCCGCGTCGCCGCCATCGAGGATGCCGGGCGACTGCGCGACGCGCTCGGCGCGGCGCTGCCCACCGGCATCCCCGTGGCGTTCCTCGAACCCCTCGCCGACCCGCTCGGCGATCTCGTCGCGCGGTACGCCCGCACGCACGGCCCCTTCACCACGGATGCCGTCGCGACGCGCTTCGGCCTCGGTGCGGCCGTCGCGCGACACACCCTGCAGCGGCTCGAGCACTCGGGGCGCCTCACCAGCGGATACTTCCTCCCTGAGGCCTCCGGCTCGGGAAATGAGACCGAGTGGTGCGACACCGAAGTGCTGCGGCGTCTGCGGATGCGGTCGCTCGCCGCGATCCGCGGCAGCGTCGAGCCCGTGTCGCCGGAGGCGTATGCGCGGTTCCTTCCCGACTGGCAGCACCTCGGCCGCCCGCTCGAAGGTCTCGACGGCGTCCTCGCCGTGATCGAGCAGTTCGCCGGCGTTCCCATCCCCGCGAGTGCCTGGGAGTCACTCGTGCTCCCCTCACGGGTGCGCGACTACTCCCCTGCCCTGCTCGACGAGCTGACCGCGTCGGGAGAGGTCATCTGGTCGGGTCACGGCACCCTGCCCGGTCGCGACGGCTGGGTCTCGCTGCATCCGGCCGATCTCGCGCCCTTCACCCTGCCCGAGCCCGACGACGAGATCGCCGCCGACTCGCTGGAAGCCCGTGCGCTGGTCGCACTCGAGGCCGGCGGGGCCTACTTCGCCTCCCAGCTGAAGGAGATGACCGCCGCGGAGAACGAGCAGTCCGTGCTCGAAGCACTGTGGGCGCTCACCTGGGCGGGCCGAGTGACCAATGACACGTTCGCCCCGATCCGCTCGTTGCTCGCGGGCGGTTCGCAGGCGCACCGTGTCACGAGGCGCGCACCGCGTACGCGGACGTACCGGGGCATGTCGCTGGCCCGCACCGCAGTGCGACCGTCGTCGATCGGCGGACGCTGGTCGCTGCTCGCCTCGGTCGACACCGACGCCGCTCGCCGAGCGACCGTCACGGCGGGGCTGCTGCTCGACCGGTACGGCGTCGTGACCCGCGGTGCCGTGCAGGCCGAGGGTGTGCCCGGCGGCTTCGCCCAGACCTACCGGGTGCTCGCCGGATTCGAGGAGGCCGGGCATTGCCGCCGCGGCTACGTGATCGAGCGGCTGGGTGCCGCGCAGTTCGCAGCATCCGCCACCGTCGACCGCCTTCGCACCTTCGCCGGCCTCGCCGATCCACCCCCGCGGAAGGCCGTCACGCTCGCCGCGACCGACCCCGCCAACCCCTACGGAGCCGCGCTCGGCTGGCCGAAGCGCGACGACGTGTCGCACCGCCCCGGACGCAAGGCCGGCGGTCTGGTCGTACTCGTCGACGGATCTCTGACCCTCTACCTCGAACGCGGCGGGCGCACCGTGCTGTGCTTCACCGACGATGCCGACGTGCTGCGCGCCGCCGCGACGGATCTGGCCGCGACCGCTCGTGCACGACGCCTCGACACCCTCACGGTCGAGAAGGTCAACGGCGAGGGCGTGTACGGCACCGATCTCGCCCTGGCGCTGCAGGAGGCGGGGTTCGTCGCGACGCCCCGCGGCTACACACTCCGCAAGGCGATCTGACGGTGGCCGTGATCGCTGCTCCTAGGCTGGACGCATGATCGGGGAGTTCTTCGACGGCATCCGCACTCTGCTGCGCGGCTTCGGCACCTGGCGCCGCCGCCCCGGCCTGATGGCCCTGGGACTCGTTCCCGGCATCATCGCCGCGGTCGTCCTGCTCGCCGGACTGATCCCTCTGGCCCTCTCGCTCGGACCGATCTCCGACGCACTGACGCCGTTCGCCGACGGGTGGATCCCCGCCTGGCGCTCCGCACTCCGGGCCGCCGTGGGGGTCGTGATCTTCGCCGCCGCCCTCGCCCTCGCGAGCGCGGTGTTCAGCGCCCTCGCCCTCGCGATCGGCGATCCCTTCTATCAGCGCATCTGGCGCGCAGTCGAGACGGATCTCGGCGACGCACCTCCCTCCGACGGCGGCGGCTTCTGGATGGCGGTCGGCGAGGGCCTCCGCCTCGTCGTCCTCGGAATCCTGATCGCGATCCTCGTGCTGGTCGTGGGCCTCATTCCGCTCGCCGGAGGGTTCCTCGCGGCGGTGACGGGCGTCGTGCTGTCGGGGCGGATGCTGGCACGCGAGCTCACGAGCCGCGCTTTCGACGCCCGCGACCTCACCCCGGTCGACCGCGCCGCGCTGTTCCGTGGCAGCAGGGCGCGAGTGCTCGGTTTCGGCGTGGCCACCCAGCTGTGCTTCCTGATCCCCGGCGGCGCGGTCGCCGTCATGCCGGCCGCGGTCGCGGGTGCGACGGCCCTCGCCCGCACCATGATGCAGCGGACGCCCCTGCAGGCGGTCGCTCACGACACTCGCCCGCCTTCCTCGCCGGGCTCCGGCCAAGCGCCTCTCCCCCTGCCGCCCGCGACCGGAGCAGCGTCCGCCCCTCTGCCGCCCCCTGGGCCGGGTCGCATCTGATGCCCGAGGGCGATACCGTCTTCCGCGCCGCGAAGCGGCTCGATGAGGCGCTGGTCGGCGGCGAGGTAGCCCGCTTCGACCTGCGCGTCCCCCGCTTCGCGACCCTGGATCTGACCGGCCAGCCGATCCGCTCCTCCATCGCGCGAGGCAAGCACCTGCTGCTGCGCATCGGCGACAGCACCCTGCATTCCCATCTGCGCATGGACGGCGCATGGCTCGTCTACCGCGCGGGTGAGAAATGGCGGCATCCGGCGTTCAAGGTCCGTGCGATCGTCGGCACCGCGCAACGCGAGGCCGTGGGCATCGATCTCGCCGAGATCGAGGTCGTGCCGACGCGCGACGAAGACGAGCTCGTCGGCTATCTGGGTCCGGATCCGCTCGGTCCGGACTGGGATGCGGCCGAGGCGGCGCGGCGTCTGAGCGCCGACACCCGGAGCATCCACGTCGCCCTGCTCGACCAGCGCAACGTCGCAGGGTTCGGCAACGAATACGCGGCCGAGCTGCTGTTCCTGCGCGGAGTTCTGCCGACCACGCCTGCCCCCGAGGTCGACGTCGCCGCCCTCCTCGACCTCGGCGTGCGCACGATCCGGGTGAACCGCGATCGGCGTCACCGCACCTTCACGGGCGTCGATCGCCCCGGCCAGGGCACCTGGGTGTACGGCCGGGCAGGACGCCCCTGCCGACGGTGCGGCACCCTGATCCTCCGCGGGGAGCAGGGCGCGGATCCGACCCGAGAACGCATCACGTTCTGGTGTCCCGTCTGCCAGCGCTGACCCGCTTCCATGCTCGGAACGACCCGCTTCCATGCTGGGGAATGAATCCGGCGACCCCGTGGTTATTGATATATCCGGAGCACTCCGGAACACGGGGAGGAATCGTGGGCAAGAACTACGTCGACATCGAGAACGACCAGGGAGCGACGCTGCGCTACCGCAAGCACGCCAACGGTCGAGGACTCGTCGCGCACGGCGCGAAGGTACACCCGAAGGCGCTCATCGAGGCGGGTGCGTACATCGAGCCCGGAGCACGCATCGGCGCCGGGGCGACGATCGCCCGCGGCGCCTGGATCGAACCGGATGCCGTGATCGGCGAGGGTGCGCACGTCGACGCGCACGCACACATCGGCCAGGGTGCAGCCGTCGGTGATGGCGCGCACATCGGAGTCCGCACCGAGGTCGGCGCCGGAGCACGCATCGTCCGAGGCGCTCGTATCGGCGATGACGAGACCGTCGCCGCCGGCCTGACGGTGGCCACAGACCCGAAGGGCCTCTGGCTCGCAGCCTGACGACGGCGGGTACCCTGGAGCACATGGCGACTCAGGGACGACGACCGGCGGGGCGCGCCGGAAAGGGTTCGCCCGTGCGCCGCAACAAGGCCGCCCCGGCGCAGCGCTTCCCGCCGCCCAAGCCGCCGAAGAAGACCGCCAAGGTCGTCTTCGACGCCCCCGAGGCCGAACCCGAAGAGCCCCGCACGTTCCGCCTCGGCGTCGTGCCGGGAGCCACGCCGGGAAAGTGGATCGATGCCTGGAAGACGCGGATGCCCCACGTGCCGGTCGAGCTCGTGCCGATCGAGGTCGCGACCCAGACCGAGTCCCTCGACGACCTGGACGCGGCGATCGTGCGTCTGCCCCTGGCCGACGATTCGCTGCATGTGATCACCCTCTACGACGAGGTGCCCGTCGTGGTCGCCTCGATCGAGTCGCACCTGCTCGCCGTCGACGAGCTCACCCTCGCCGACCTCGCCGGTGAGGTCGTGATGACGCCGATCGACGATCCGCTCGGTCCCCTCGACATCCCCGGAGCCGTCGCACCGACCTTCGCGCCGCTTCCTGTCGCCGACGCGATCGCGACCGCCGCGACCGGCACGGGCATCGTGATCGTCCCGATGTCGCTGGCGCGTCTGCACCACCGCAAGGATGCCGGTCACCGACCCCTCATCGACGGACCGCTGTCGACGGTGGCGCTCGCCTGGCGTCGCGATCACACCACCCCCGACGTCGAGACCTTCATCGGAATCGTCCGCGGCCGCACCTCGAACTCCTCGCGGTGACCGGAGAGCGACGAGGTCGTCGTTAGACTCTCGTGGTGGTCTCGCTTCTCTACGTCTGTGTGCGCCCCGAGCTGGGGGCGGCGGATGCCGAGCACGCCTCGTTCCGACGGGCGCTCGGCGTCGATGTCGTGGACCGCCTCGATCTGCTGACCGAGCGTCTGGACCCGGCCCGCCTCGCGCGATACGCCGGCGTCGTGGTCGGAGGCTCGCC contains the following coding sequences:
- a CDS encoding ABC-F family ATP-binding cassette domain-containing protein, whose translation is MSIPTLHSSVTLDRLTFTWPDGTTALDAVSGSFGSGRTGLVGRNGAGKSTLLRLMAGELTPTSGFLTATGEVAYLPQQLTLDVDRRVADLLGIAAPLDAVRAIGAGDVDQAHFDAVGDEWDIEARAEMSLAEAGLAPEFLDRTVGELSGGEAVLVAIAGIRLRRAPITLLDEPTNNLDRDARAKLASMVRSWKGTLIVVSHDLSLLELMDDTAELYAQTLSVFGGPYSEWRAWLDAEQEAARQAEVTAKQEFRKEKRQRIEAEVKLAHRARTAKKAEIEKRVPKIIAHGRKMAAEVSAGRLRTEVGAKEDAARTALDEAGRRLRSDASMKIELPDPQVSRSRRIAQIGDGEHSWIIQGPDRVALIGPNGAGKTTLLERLMADAADGGHDSAQVPLGTERPALTATALTDRVGYLPQRVDGLDEHRSVFENIADAAPQVPEKELRNRLARFLIRGATAERPVAALSGGERFRVALAKLLLSDPAPHLVVLDEPTNNLDIDTVDQLVEALRAYRGAVLVVSHDDAFLARLGLDLTLEIQPDGSLAAI
- a CDS encoding DUF6157 family protein encodes the protein MAAHTTNYVSTFIEVADDCPVDHAEEPPTGEKPTIAALHYRLIAQEPYVHTSDDVIFTTHALRTGIDPDDVAAREAFFSKGQPCLRSSPLGKRYGWGIAHDAEGRVALVPRESEDYAVLAADPATAHTRAMRSRRA
- a CDS encoding ATP-dependent helicase, which encodes MSDVLDRFTPATQDWFRGAFPAPTPAQAGAWNAISAGKHALVVAPTGSGKTLSAFLWAIDSVFRERTASIERGDAERSKDSSRTRILYISPLKALGVDVERNLRSPLIGIGQSARRLGVEAPAVAVGVRSGDTTSSDRRKLVSDPPDILITTPESLYLMLTSRAGETLRDVHTVIIDEVHAVAATKRGAHLAVSLERLDALRRSHGHESPAQRIGLSATVRPIDEVARFLGGAAPVEIVAPPASKTFELGVVVPMDDMTNPPPPPGAPKDAGDSADAEYTEVTGSVWPHVEEAIVDRILQNKSTIVFSNSRRLAERLTGRLNEIYSERIGVALPEASVPAAMMAQAGATAGADPVLAKAHHGSVSKEQRAQVEEELKSGVLRCVVATSSLELGIDMGAVDLVIQVEAPPSAASGLQRVGRAGHQVGEISRAALFPKHRGDVLHTAIVTERMLAGKIEAIQVPRNPLDILAQQTVAASALGEIGVEEWFETVRRSAPFQSLPRSAYEATLDLLAGRFPSDEFAELRPRLVWDRDAGTLTGRPGAQRIAVTSGGTIPDRGLFGVFVAGESTGARVGELDEEMVYESRVGDVFTLGTTSWRIAEITHDRVNVIPAYGQPGKVPFWHGDGIGRPFELGEALGKFSREVSAATPEKAAQRLIEAGLDEQARMNLMAHLTEQREATGTLPTDRTLTVERGRDEVGDWRVILHSPYGMKVHAPWALAINARIRERLGVEGSAVASDDGIIVRIPDAEAEPPGAELFVFDPDELEQLVTQEVGGSALFASRFRECAARALLMPRTNPNRRTPLWQQRQRSAQLLEVARRHPTFPVILETLREVLQDVYDLPSLRRLAVSIADRRIRLVETQPSQPSPYARDLLFGYVGAFMYEGDSPLAERRAAALSVDPALLGELLGTVELRELLDPDVIAQFEREAQRLDPERRARGLEGVADLLRMLGPMDAAEIDARLDPETGSAADHLDALIAARRAIPVTVAGTTRVAAIEDAGRLRDALGAALPTGIPVAFLEPLADPLGDLVARYARTHGPFTTDAVATRFGLGAAVARHTLQRLEHSGRLTSGYFLPEASGSGNETEWCDTEVLRRLRMRSLAAIRGSVEPVSPEAYARFLPDWQHLGRPLEGLDGVLAVIEQFAGVPIPASAWESLVLPSRVRDYSPALLDELTASGEVIWSGHGTLPGRDGWVSLHPADLAPFTLPEPDDEIAADSLEARALVALEAGGAYFASQLKEMTAAENEQSVLEALWALTWAGRVTNDTFAPIRSLLAGGSQAHRVTRRAPRTRTYRGMSLARTAVRPSSIGGRWSLLASVDTDAARRATVTAGLLLDRYGVVTRGAVQAEGVPGGFAQTYRVLAGFEEAGHCRRGYVIERLGAAQFAASATVDRLRTFAGLADPPPRKAVTLAATDPANPYGAALGWPKRDDVSHRPGRKAGGLVVLVDGSLTLYLERGGRTVLCFTDDADVLRAAATDLAATARARRLDTLTVEKVNGEGVYGTDLALALQEAGFVATPRGYTLRKAI
- a CDS encoding EI24 domain-containing protein, which translates into the protein MIGEFFDGIRTLLRGFGTWRRRPGLMALGLVPGIIAAVVLLAGLIPLALSLGPISDALTPFADGWIPAWRSALRAAVGVVIFAAALALASAVFSALALAIGDPFYQRIWRAVETDLGDAPPSDGGGFWMAVGEGLRLVVLGILIAILVLVVGLIPLAGGFLAAVTGVVLSGRMLARELTSRAFDARDLTPVDRAALFRGSRARVLGFGVATQLCFLIPGGAVAVMPAAVAGATALARTMMQRTPLQAVAHDTRPPSSPGSGQAPLPLPPATGAASAPLPPPGPGRI
- a CDS encoding Fpg/Nei family DNA glycosylase, producing the protein MPEGDTVFRAAKRLDEALVGGEVARFDLRVPRFATLDLTGQPIRSSIARGKHLLLRIGDSTLHSHLRMDGAWLVYRAGEKWRHPAFKVRAIVGTAQREAVGIDLAEIEVVPTRDEDELVGYLGPDPLGPDWDAAEAARRLSADTRSIHVALLDQRNVAGFGNEYAAELLFLRGVLPTTPAPEVDVAALLDLGVRTIRVNRDRRHRTFTGVDRPGQGTWVYGRAGRPCRRCGTLILRGEQGADPTRERITFWCPVCQR
- a CDS encoding DapH/DapD/GlmU-related protein, which translates into the protein MGKNYVDIENDQGATLRYRKHANGRGLVAHGAKVHPKALIEAGAYIEPGARIGAGATIARGAWIEPDAVIGEGAHVDAHAHIGQGAAVGDGAHIGVRTEVGAGARIVRGARIGDDETVAAGLTVATDPKGLWLAA
- a CDS encoding LysR family transcriptional regulator substrate-binding protein, translated to MATQGRRPAGRAGKGSPVRRNKAAPAQRFPPPKPPKKTAKVVFDAPEAEPEEPRTFRLGVVPGATPGKWIDAWKTRMPHVPVELVPIEVATQTESLDDLDAAIVRLPLADDSLHVITLYDEVPVVVASIESHLLAVDELTLADLAGEVVMTPIDDPLGPLDIPGAVAPTFAPLPVADAIATAATGTGIVIVPMSLARLHHRKDAGHRPLIDGPLSTVALAWRRDHTTPDVETFIGIVRGRTSNSSR